A genomic region of Pseudorca crassidens isolate mPseCra1 chromosome 10, mPseCra1.hap1, whole genome shotgun sequence contains the following coding sequences:
- the TDP2 gene encoding tyrosyl-DNA phosphodiesterase 2 isoform X3, with product METRPSSGADASLPKSRLSLRSVDLTKEETSDSTSSKTSTSENVQQEDGSMFSFITWNIDGLDLNNLPERARGVCSYLTLYSPDVVFLQEVIPPYAAYLKKKASSYEIITGREEGYFTAIMLKKSRLKFKSQEIIPFPNTKMMRNLLCVHVSVSGNELCLMTSHLESTRGHAKERMNQLKMVLKKMQEAPESATVIFAGDTNLRDHEVSKCGGLPSNTLDVWEFLGKPKHCQYTWDTQMNSNLGIAATCKLRFDRIFFRAAAEGGHIIPRSLDLLGLEKLDCGRFPSDHWGLLCTLDLIL from the exons TGTTGACCTAACCAAGGAAGAAACAAGTGATTCCACTAGTTCTAAAACCAGCACATCTGAAAATGTTCAGCAAGAAGATGGCAGCATGTTCTCTTTCATTACCTGGAATATTGATGGATTGGACCTAAACAATCTGCCAGAGAGGGCTCGAGGGGTGTGTTCCTATTTAACTTT GTACAGCCCAGATGTGGTATTTCTACAGGAAGTTATTCCCCCATATGCTGCCTACCTAAAGAAGAAAGCAAGTAGTTATGAGATTATTACAG GTCGTGAAGAAGGATATTTCACAGCTATAATGTTGAAGAAATCGAGATTGAAATTTAAAAGCCAAGAGATTATTCCTTTTCCAAATACAAAAATGATGAGAAAccttttgtgtgtgcat GTGAGTGTGTCAGGAAATGAACTTTGCCTTATGACTTCTCATTTGGAGAGCACCAGAGGGCATGCTAAGGAACGAATGAATCAGTTGAAAATGGttttaaagaaaatgcaagaGGCTCCAGAGTCAGCTACAGTTATATTTGCAGGAGATACAAATTTAAGGGATCACGAA gtttccAAATGTGGTGGTTTACCCAGCAACACTTTGGATGTCTGGGAGTTTTTGGGCAAACCTAAGCATTGCCAGTATACATGGGATACACAGATGAACTCTAATCTTGGAATAGCTGCTACTTGTAAGCTTCGTTTTGATCGAATATTTTTTAGAGCAGCAGCAGAAGGCGGCCACATTATTCCCAGAAGTTTGGACCTCCTTGggttggaaaaactggactgTGGTAGATTTCCTAGTGATCACTGGGGTCTTCTGTGCACCTTAGATTTAATATTGTGA
- the TDP2 gene encoding tyrosyl-DNA phosphodiesterase 2 isoform X4, which translates to MFSFITWNIDGLDLNNLPERARGVCSYLTLYSPDVVFLQEVIPPYAAYLKKKASSYEIITGREEGYFTAIMLKKSRLKFKSQEIIPFPNTKMMRNLLCVHVSVSGNELCLMTSHLESTRGHAKERMNQLKMVLKKMQEAPESATVIFAGDTNLRDHEVSKCGGLPSNTLDVWEFLGKPKHCQYTWDTQMNSNLGIAATCKLRFDRIFFRAAAEGGHIIPRSLDLLGLEKLDCGRFPSDHWGLLCTLDLIL; encoded by the exons ATGTTCTCTTTCATTACCTGGAATATTGATGGATTGGACCTAAACAATCTGCCAGAGAGGGCTCGAGGGGTGTGTTCCTATTTAACTTT GTACAGCCCAGATGTGGTATTTCTACAGGAAGTTATTCCCCCATATGCTGCCTACCTAAAGAAGAAAGCAAGTAGTTATGAGATTATTACAG GTCGTGAAGAAGGATATTTCACAGCTATAATGTTGAAGAAATCGAGATTGAAATTTAAAAGCCAAGAGATTATTCCTTTTCCAAATACAAAAATGATGAGAAAccttttgtgtgtgcat GTGAGTGTGTCAGGAAATGAACTTTGCCTTATGACTTCTCATTTGGAGAGCACCAGAGGGCATGCTAAGGAACGAATGAATCAGTTGAAAATGGttttaaagaaaatgcaagaGGCTCCAGAGTCAGCTACAGTTATATTTGCAGGAGATACAAATTTAAGGGATCACGAA gtttccAAATGTGGTGGTTTACCCAGCAACACTTTGGATGTCTGGGAGTTTTTGGGCAAACCTAAGCATTGCCAGTATACATGGGATACACAGATGAACTCTAATCTTGGAATAGCTGCTACTTGTAAGCTTCGTTTTGATCGAATATTTTTTAGAGCAGCAGCAGAAGGCGGCCACATTATTCCCAGAAGTTTGGACCTCCTTGggttggaaaaactggactgTGGTAGATTTCCTAGTGATCACTGGGGTCTTCTGTGCACCTTAGATTTAATATTGTGA